In one window of Arachis ipaensis cultivar K30076 chromosome B06, Araip1.1, whole genome shotgun sequence DNA:
- the LOC107646631 gene encoding putative F-box protein At3g29830, translating to MAEKETDQISSLPEELLLNILSSLPFKEAAKTCILSKKWFKMWQSTNTVKNNQLECKKVEAYGAVEVPQRKSFKNFIKIWITLYKNHHLHDKFTLKVSPPSNCGDIVGASVDFAVEDGVKDLELDFAEAQWEDEHPEENIHDASVEFPRHLYENKKLHQMLESLKLHSCSFAPANFAKFVALKDVTLAWIPLQLESIRTLLSTCEWIESLSLKNCWDIESFDVKKLELKKLVIDRCIIGTDYIGFEAPNLKVFKYCGSVPPVSEVKVEAGTMEEADLDLSPMDEFFECGNELQNFLQDFFAVNVLTVCSVILQVIPSGDEPVRLPGGLRVRHLKMKIQMHPQEFCGFLWFLNSCPRLTKVATSDQLYACSYFISAASILTKLSINVLKNKNDDPNTVEMRRILASQLLRIPKASRVLAIIIR from the exons ATGGCAGAAAAAGAAACCGACCAAATTTCTTCATTACCCGAAGAGCTTCTTCTCAACATTCTTTCCTCGCTTCCTTTCAAAGAAGCAGCGAAAACATGTATCCTCTCCAAGAAGTGGTTCAAGATGTGGCAATCTACCAACACAGTGAAGAACAACCAACTCGAATGCAAGAAGGTAGAAGCTTATGGAGCCGTTGAAGTACCGCAAAGGAAGTCTTTCAAGAACTTCATCAAGATCTGGATCACATTGTACAAAAATCACCATCTCCACGACAAATTCACCCTCAAGGTTTCTCCTCCTTCGAACTGCGGTGACATCGTTGGAGCCTCCGTCGATTTCGCCGTAGAGGACGGCGTGAAAGATTTGGAACTCGATTTCGCCGAAGCGCAGTGGGAGGACGAACATCCTGAAGAGAATATCCACGATGCCTCGGTTGAATTTCCGAGACACCTTTACGAGAACAAGAAACTGCACCAGATGCTCGAGAGTTTGAAACTGCACTCGTGCAGTTTCGCGCCTGCAAATTTCGCCAAGTTTGTGGCACTGAAAGATGTGACTCTTGCTTGGATTCCGTTGCAACTGGAATCGATTAGGACGCTGTTATCGACGTGCGAGTGGATCGAGAGTTTGAGCCTGAAGAACTGTTGGGATATTGAATCCTTTGATGTAAAGAAATTGGAACTGAAGAAGTTGGTGATTGATAGGTGCATAATTGGAACAGATTATATTGGTTTTGAGGCGCCAAATTTGAAGGTTTTCAAGTACTGTGGTTCAGTGCCGCCGGTGTCTGAAGTGAAGGTGGAAGCTGGTACCATGGAGGAGGCAGATCTTGATTTAAGCCCCATGGATGAGTTCTTTGAATGTGGCAACGAACTTCAGAATTTTCTTCAAGATTTCTTTGCGGTCAATGTTCTTACAGTTTGCAGCGTGATTCTTCAG GTGATTCCTTCGGGAGATGAACCCGTGAGGCTACCAGGGGGTTTGAGGGTGAGACACTTGAAGATGAAAATCCAAATGCATCCCCAAGAATTTTGCGgattcctttggtttctcaaCAGTTGTCCTAGGTTGACCAAAGTAGCAACAAGCGACCAACTCTATGCATGCTCCTATTTCATCAGTGCGGCTTCAATTTTGACGAAGCTCAGCATCAATGTCTTGAAGAACAAGAATGATGACCCTAACACGGTGGAGATGCGTCGTATTTTAGCATCGCAATTGCTCCGTATTCCAAAGGCTTCAAGAGTTTTGGCCATAATAATTCGTTGA